In Streptomyces sp. NBC_00483, a single window of DNA contains:
- a CDS encoding aminotransferase class V-fold PLP-dependent enzyme yields MSSHPLDAWALDPDVRHLNHGSFGAVPRVTLDELRALRTEMETNPCRWFRGLPERVARARTDIARYLRVAPDTLALVPNASAGISTVLSSLELPPGSEVLLTDHSYGAVTMGVTRAAERAGARVRTLHIPLDATPAQIAALFADALGDTGAPTSLVVVDQITSATARLFPVADIVAHAHAAGALVLVDGAHAPGMLADPLADAGEADFWVGNLHKWPCAPRGTAALVSRGDRAQRLHPLTDSWGAPYPFPERFDQQGTVDLTPWLAAPRSLDFIEERFGWDAARRDMAELAGEAQQLLADALGVDTGPVGGSPAPAMRLVPLPDGAASDQDAAHALGRHLADTIGCETAVTTWNGRGFLRLSAHLYNDRKDYAYLADQLPTALAATAS; encoded by the coding sequence ATGTCTTCCCACCCCCTCGACGCCTGGGCGCTCGACCCCGACGTACGCCACCTCAACCACGGCTCCTTCGGCGCCGTGCCCCGCGTCACCCTCGACGAGCTGCGAGCACTGCGCACGGAGATGGAGACCAACCCGTGCCGCTGGTTCCGCGGACTCCCGGAGCGCGTGGCGCGGGCCCGCACCGACATCGCCCGGTATCTGCGCGTCGCCCCGGACACCCTCGCGCTCGTGCCCAACGCCAGCGCCGGGATCAGTACGGTCTTGAGCTCGCTCGAACTGCCGCCCGGCAGTGAGGTGTTGCTCACGGACCACTCCTACGGCGCCGTCACCATGGGAGTGACACGGGCCGCCGAGCGCGCGGGCGCGCGCGTACGGACCCTGCACATCCCACTCGACGCGACACCCGCGCAGATCGCCGCGCTCTTCGCCGATGCCCTCGGTGACACCGGCGCGCCGACCTCCCTCGTGGTCGTCGACCAGATCACCTCGGCCACCGCCCGCCTCTTCCCTGTCGCCGACATCGTCGCGCACGCCCACGCGGCAGGAGCCCTCGTGCTCGTCGACGGGGCGCACGCGCCGGGCATGCTCGCCGACCCCCTCGCCGACGCGGGCGAGGCCGACTTCTGGGTGGGCAACCTGCACAAGTGGCCCTGCGCGCCCCGCGGCACGGCCGCCCTCGTGTCGCGCGGCGACCGGGCGCAGCGCCTGCACCCGTTGACCGACTCCTGGGGCGCCCCCTACCCGTTCCCCGAGCGCTTCGACCAGCAGGGCACGGTGGACCTCACCCCCTGGCTCGCGGCGCCGCGCTCCCTGGACTTCATCGAGGAGCGGTTCGGCTGGGACGCCGCGCGCCGGGACATGGCCGAACTGGCGGGGGAGGCCCAGCAGTTGCTCGCGGACGCCCTGGGCGTGGACACCGGCCCGGTCGGCGGCAGCCCCGCCCCGGCCATGCGCCTCGTTCCGCTGCCCGACGGTGCGGCGTCGGACCAGGACGCCGCGCACGCGCTGGGACGCCACCTCGCCGACACGATCGGCTGCGAGACGGCCGTCACGACCTGGAACGGCCGCGGCTTCCTCCGCCTGTCCGCACACCTCTACAACGACCGCAAGGACTACGCGTACCTGGCCGACCAGCTGCCGACGGCACTGGCCGCGACCGCCTCGTAA
- a CDS encoding ABC transporter permease: MTTTDTPPEAKTGTAARRPRRRPGIWVLIAVLLTLLLLAIVVLPQLRIVTAAFSDGHGGATLAHFAEFFTTARFTEALWHSVLVSLVAGLLSCLVGIPAAYLLAQYDLPRRSLFLTLATMATVSPPFLGAYAWVMLLGRGGILTDVVPLPFDTIIGPGGIIWVTIWATQSMTFLIAYDTFRSIDPSLDEAAASVGSNPWRTRLRIVLPLSVPALVTGFYTAAMKIFADFGTPLIIGGGYRMLPVQVYNEFLSEVSTNPALASSASLVMLTVAGATLAVQQWALRRRTYASVGVRTRPLQPVGRAQKYLMTGWLCLIFFVSFVPHLVVIGTSFLTWQTGILTWTPTLANYRQLFAEDLGTILTSFVLAGIGCVLCILVGVLTAYITVRRRYRVLAPALNIMVMIPYILPGTVLAIGLILSFNSAPLILTGTATIIVLAYLTRRLPYFMKSVEAAMTQVHPALEEAAISVGAKPLRAFRQATLPAIRPAVVSGGTVAFLQMITELSATIMVYAVPFVTMTVVIFNNAVQPGSPFGVASAMTVVLMVSVYVPLYFVRRRFSDLRTS, translated from the coding sequence ATGACCACGACCGACACCCCGCCCGAGGCGAAGACGGGAACCGCTGCCCGGCGGCCCCGCAGACGGCCCGGCATCTGGGTCCTCATCGCCGTCCTGCTCACCTTGCTGCTGCTCGCCATCGTCGTGCTGCCCCAACTGCGCATCGTCACAGCGGCGTTCAGTGACGGCCACGGCGGGGCGACCCTCGCGCACTTCGCGGAGTTCTTCACCACCGCCCGCTTCACCGAGGCCCTGTGGCACTCGGTGCTGGTGTCCCTCGTCGCCGGACTGCTGTCGTGCCTGGTGGGGATCCCGGCGGCGTATCTGCTCGCCCAGTACGACCTGCCGCGGCGCAGCCTCTTCCTCACCCTCGCGACGATGGCGACCGTCTCGCCACCGTTCCTCGGCGCCTACGCCTGGGTCATGCTGCTGGGGCGCGGCGGCATCCTCACCGATGTCGTCCCGCTGCCGTTCGACACCATCATCGGGCCGGGCGGCATCATCTGGGTGACCATCTGGGCCACCCAGTCGATGACGTTCCTGATCGCCTACGACACCTTCCGGTCCATCGACCCGAGCCTCGACGAGGCCGCCGCGAGCGTGGGCAGCAACCCGTGGCGCACCCGGCTGCGCATCGTCCTGCCGCTCTCCGTTCCGGCCCTCGTCACCGGCTTCTACACGGCCGCGATGAAGATCTTCGCGGACTTCGGCACCCCGCTCATCATCGGCGGCGGCTACCGCATGCTCCCGGTGCAGGTCTACAACGAGTTCCTGAGCGAGGTCAGCACCAACCCCGCCCTCGCCTCCTCCGCGAGCCTCGTCATGCTCACGGTCGCCGGAGCCACCCTCGCCGTGCAGCAGTGGGCACTGCGGCGCAGGACCTACGCGTCGGTGGGCGTGCGGACCCGGCCGCTGCAGCCGGTCGGCCGGGCCCAGAAGTACCTCATGACCGGCTGGCTCTGCCTGATCTTCTTCGTCTCCTTCGTGCCCCACCTCGTCGTCATCGGGACCAGCTTCCTGACCTGGCAGACCGGCATCCTGACCTGGACGCCCACCCTCGCCAACTACCGGCAGCTGTTCGCCGAGGACCTGGGCACCATCCTCACCAGCTTCGTCCTCGCCGGCATCGGATGCGTGCTGTGCATCCTCGTCGGCGTCCTCACCGCCTACATCACGGTGCGCCGCCGCTACCGGGTCCTCGCCCCGGCGCTCAACATCATGGTGATGATCCCGTACATCCTGCCGGGCACCGTCCTCGCCATCGGCCTCATCCTCAGCTTCAACAGCGCGCCGCTCATCCTCACCGGGACGGCGACCATCATCGTGCTCGCCTATCTGACCCGACGCCTGCCGTACTTCATGAAGTCCGTCGAGGCCGCCATGACCCAGGTGCACCCGGCCCTCGAAGAAGCCGCGATCAGTGTCGGCGCCAAGCCCCTGCGGGCGTTCCGGCAGGCGACGCTCCCCGCGATCCGGCCGGCCGTGGTCTCCGGCGGCACCGTCGCCTTCCTCCAGATGATCACCGAACTGAGCGCCACGATCATGGTCTACGCGGTCCCCTTCGTCACGATGACCGTCGTGATCTTCAACAACGCGGTGCAGCCCGGCAGCCCGTTCGGTGTCGCCTCCGCGATGACCGTCGTCCTGATGGTCAGCGTCTACGTGCCCCTGTACTTCGTCCGGCGCCGCTTCTCCGACCTCAGAACCTCGTGA
- a CDS encoding FadR/GntR family transcriptional regulator, which translates to MTATDTAAAGLRAMIASGELAAGAQLPPEPDLCARLGVSRGSLREAVRSLAALGMLEPRHGAGTFVSALRPAHMLAGFAAMVDVLPLDGILELFDTRRAVECQAAALAAARADGKVVARLRELQERLSATEDEQELHDLDHEFHTTICAASGNETLAALAGVLRSRGRHYNVYGSAQGTAVRAASDQGHEALIDALAAHDPTAAAAAAGAHLTRTERWLRQLRPAPEPG; encoded by the coding sequence ATGACGGCCACCGACACGGCGGCAGCGGGACTGCGGGCGATGATCGCGAGCGGTGAGCTGGCTGCGGGCGCGCAGCTGCCGCCGGAGCCCGACCTGTGCGCCCGGCTCGGGGTGTCACGCGGCTCGCTGCGCGAGGCCGTACGCTCGCTCGCGGCGCTCGGGATGCTCGAACCCCGGCACGGCGCGGGCACGTTCGTCTCCGCGCTGCGTCCGGCGCACATGCTGGCGGGCTTCGCCGCGATGGTCGACGTGCTCCCCCTCGACGGCATCCTGGAACTCTTCGACACCCGGCGCGCCGTGGAGTGCCAGGCGGCCGCGCTGGCGGCGGCCCGCGCCGACGGGAAGGTGGTCGCGCGGCTGCGGGAGCTGCAGGAGCGCCTGAGCGCGACCGAGGACGAGCAGGAACTCCACGACCTGGACCACGAGTTCCACACCACGATCTGCGCGGCCTCCGGCAACGAGACCCTGGCCGCGCTCGCCGGCGTCCTGCGCTCCCGGGGCCGCCACTACAACGTGTACGGCTCCGCGCAGGGCACGGCGGTCCGTGCCGCGAGCGACCAGGGCCACGAGGCGCTCATCGACGCGCTCGCCGCCCACGACCCCACCGCGGCGGCAGCGGCGGCGGGCGCGCACCTCACCCGGACGGAGAGGTGGCTGCGGCAGCTGCGCCCTGCGCCGGAACCGGGCTGA
- a CDS encoding ABC transporter substrate-binding protein translates to MTGRQPSIGPALPAARPGRRALLRAAAAGAVATASAPLLSACGTAAGQPPGEVALHGDNQTWAPPIKAAGEAMRKVDGIGLVPEVIPSLESFEQVVKSSLRTNKTPDMLKYWSGYRLQDLARTGGIEDLSDHWAGAVRKGWADPALRSALSYRGRVYGLPMNLAYYVFFYNPEVFRANGLKKPETWDDFLHTADRLKRAGITPLHATTAGRWPAFIWFQEILTRQNPQFYDDLMNGRARYTDGPAQQAMRTIASFADKDWFTSLDMDHSMAAARVVHGKVGMVACGSWLGGTFAGVGGKPGKNVDAFVLPMQNTRVRPAVVFETSALVCTVRGPDRAEALRAAGAWTHPRVMKAFSHALQDGCPNPAVPPANVMIDGVTRTVRETKARKINRFWELGPPELVESTVDDLAAALIDPSSYRSVLRTMQGRADEAWPVWREAEKA, encoded by the coding sequence ATGACAGGCCGTCAGCCGTCCATCGGTCCAGCTCTTCCGGCCGCAAGGCCCGGCAGACGCGCCCTGCTGCGGGCGGCTGCCGCCGGTGCCGTGGCCACCGCGTCGGCGCCGCTCCTCTCGGCGTGCGGCACCGCCGCCGGGCAGCCTCCCGGCGAGGTGGCCCTGCACGGGGACAACCAGACGTGGGCGCCGCCGATCAAGGCGGCGGGGGAGGCGATGCGCAAGGTCGACGGCATCGGGCTCGTGCCCGAGGTCATCCCGTCCCTGGAGTCCTTCGAGCAGGTCGTCAAGTCCTCGCTGCGCACCAACAAGACACCGGACATGCTCAAGTACTGGTCCGGCTACCGGCTCCAGGACCTCGCCCGCACCGGCGGCATCGAGGACCTGTCGGACCACTGGGCGGGCGCCGTCCGCAAGGGCTGGGCCGACCCGGCGCTGCGGTCCGCGCTCAGTTACCGCGGCCGCGTCTACGGACTGCCGATGAACCTCGCCTACTACGTCTTCTTCTACAACCCGGAGGTCTTCCGGGCCAACGGCCTGAAGAAGCCGGAGACCTGGGACGACTTCCTGCACACCGCCGACCGCCTCAAGCGCGCGGGCATCACGCCGCTGCACGCGACGACGGCCGGCCGGTGGCCCGCGTTCATCTGGTTCCAGGAGATCCTCACCCGGCAGAACCCGCAGTTCTACGACGACCTGATGAACGGCCGCGCCCGCTACACCGACGGGCCCGCCCAACAGGCCATGCGCACCATCGCCTCCTTCGCCGACAAGGACTGGTTCACGTCACTGGACATGGACCACTCCATGGCCGCCGCGCGTGTGGTGCACGGCAAGGTCGGCATGGTGGCCTGCGGGTCCTGGCTCGGCGGGACCTTCGCCGGGGTCGGCGGCAAGCCCGGCAAGAACGTCGACGCGTTCGTGCTGCCGATGCAGAACACCCGCGTCCGCCCCGCCGTGGTCTTCGAGACCAGCGCCCTGGTGTGCACGGTCCGCGGACCCGACCGCGCGGAGGCGTTGCGGGCGGCGGGCGCGTGGACACACCCCCGGGTCATGAAGGCCTTCTCGCATGCCCTGCAGGACGGCTGCCCCAACCCGGCCGTCCCGCCCGCGAACGTGATGATCGACGGTGTCACCCGGACCGTACGCGAGACGAAGGCCCGCAAGATCAACCGCTTCTGGGAGCTGGGCCCGCCCGAACTCGTCGAGTCGACCGTCGACGACCTCGCCGCCGCCCTGATCGACCCGTCCTCGTACCGGTCGGTGCTGCGCACGATGCAGGGCCGCGCCGACGAGGCATGGCCGGTGTGGCGGGAGGCGGAGAAGGCATGA
- a CDS encoding APC family permease, with the protein MRTKSIEATLRDAERPTTRLTRTLGPLQLTMMGIGVTIGAGIFVLTGTAAANYAGPAIALSYLLGALASALVALCYMEFASTVPVAGSAYTFAYVSLGELVAWLIGWDLILDMTMGAGAVASGWAQYVADFLATFGVHLPSSIVGPDAVVNVPAVLIILVLTAILASGVRTTARVNTVMTLVKLVAIVVFLCVGVFHIDVANWSPFIPDSRPPGGDGDFWEQPLLGWAGISTNATFGFAGILTGGAIVFGAYSGFDIMASNAEEAKRPQRTLPIALMATVAVCATLYVAVALVITGMRAYPHLNTGAPVTAALASVGADWAVRVVGIGAICGLTTVVMIMLLGQSRVFLAMSRDRLLPEWFSHVHPATRSPRRITWTLGLMVAFMTAVLPIQDLAELGNIGMLTSFVVVCVGVMYLRRTRPDLPRGFRTPWVPVVPVVALLLCVVLVGSLPLITWVRFLVWMVVGLVIYGVWGRRNSRVASGELSDEAVARSPEPEETLRT; encoded by the coding sequence GTGCGCACCAAATCCATCGAGGCGACCCTGCGGGACGCCGAACGTCCCACGACCCGGCTCACCCGCACCCTGGGGCCGCTCCAGCTCACCATGATGGGCATCGGGGTCACGATCGGCGCGGGCATCTTCGTGCTCACCGGCACCGCGGCCGCCAACTACGCGGGTCCCGCCATCGCCCTGTCCTATCTGCTCGGCGCGCTCGCCTCCGCCCTGGTGGCGCTCTGCTACATGGAGTTCGCCTCCACCGTGCCGGTCGCGGGCAGCGCGTACACCTTCGCGTATGTCTCGCTCGGTGAGCTGGTGGCGTGGCTGATCGGCTGGGACCTGATCCTCGACATGACGATGGGTGCGGGGGCGGTGGCCAGTGGGTGGGCGCAGTACGTCGCCGACTTCCTCGCCACGTTCGGTGTGCACCTTCCGTCGTCGATCGTCGGGCCCGACGCGGTGGTCAACGTGCCGGCCGTCCTGATCATCCTCGTCCTCACCGCGATCCTGGCCTCCGGCGTCCGCACGACCGCCCGCGTGAACACGGTCATGACGCTGGTCAAACTTGTCGCGATCGTCGTGTTCCTGTGTGTCGGCGTGTTCCACATCGATGTCGCCAACTGGTCGCCCTTCATCCCCGATTCGCGCCCGCCGGGCGGTGACGGCGACTTCTGGGAGCAGCCGCTGCTGGGCTGGGCCGGCATCAGCACCAACGCCACGTTCGGCTTCGCGGGCATCCTCACCGGCGGGGCGATCGTCTTCGGCGCGTATTCCGGTTTCGACATCATGGCCAGCAACGCGGAGGAGGCCAAGCGGCCCCAACGCACGCTCCCCATCGCGCTGATGGCGACCGTGGCGGTGTGCGCCACCCTGTATGTCGCGGTGGCCCTCGTCATCACCGGCATGCGCGCGTACCCGCACCTGAACACGGGCGCCCCGGTGACGGCCGCTCTCGCCTCCGTCGGCGCGGACTGGGCGGTGCGGGTCGTCGGCATCGGCGCCATCTGCGGGCTCACCACCGTCGTCATGATCATGCTGCTCGGGCAGAGCCGGGTCTTCCTCGCGATGAGCCGCGACCGACTGCTGCCCGAGTGGTTCTCCCACGTCCACCCGGCCACGCGCAGCCCGCGCCGCATCACGTGGACGCTGGGCCTGATGGTCGCCTTCATGACGGCGGTCCTGCCCATCCAGGACCTCGCTGAACTCGGCAACATCGGCATGCTGACGTCGTTCGTGGTCGTCTGCGTCGGCGTGATGTACCTGCGCCGCACCCGCCCCGACCTGCCGCGCGGCTTCCGTACGCCGTGGGTCCCGGTCGTCCCCGTCGTGGCACTGCTCCTGTGCGTGGTCCTCGTCGGCAGCCTGCCGCTGATCACCTGGGTGCGGTTCCTGGTGTGGATGGTGGTGGGCCTGGTGATCTACGGGGTGTGGGGGCGCCGCAACAGCCGTGTCGCCTCGGGGGAGTTGTCGGACGAGGCGGTGGCGCGGTCCCCGGAGCCCGAGGAGACCCTGCGCACGTAG
- a CDS encoding ABC transporter ATP-binding protein, with the protein MATDLPASVASVGVTISGVRKQFPKHLALDGIDLSVPAGSFTTLLGPSGCGKTTLLRILAGFETATSGTVSFGDRDVATVPPWKRDVGFVFQNYALWPQMRVSENVAYGLKLRKLAKAEIARRVHATLDQVGLAQRADAFPGQLSGGQQQRVAMARALALRPTVLLLDEPLSNLDAKMRVDMRHELLTLQREAGITAVYVTHDQEEALEMSDVVAVMNNGRIEQVGSPSDIYERPATSFVASFVGQVTLIAGRRTPTGFVPDLPSARPLAEIAERAGGLDDAPCQLALRPEDLTVVEPGHAECHWEGTLERTTYHGRGRTSSVRLADGTRCLVAHRAPLTARPGDTVGIRALGGCLVPLDRPVSPVPAQGAAAAATSPSG; encoded by the coding sequence ATGGCCACAGACCTGCCCGCTTCCGTCGCCTCCGTGGGCGTCACCATCTCCGGTGTCCGCAAGCAGTTCCCCAAGCACCTGGCGCTGGACGGCATCGACCTGTCCGTCCCCGCCGGGTCCTTCACCACCCTGCTCGGGCCCTCCGGCTGCGGGAAGACCACGCTGCTGCGCATCCTCGCCGGGTTCGAGACGGCGACCAGCGGTACGGTGAGCTTCGGGGACCGCGACGTGGCGACCGTCCCGCCCTGGAAGCGAGACGTCGGATTCGTGTTCCAGAACTACGCGCTGTGGCCGCAGATGAGAGTGAGCGAGAATGTCGCGTACGGCCTGAAGCTCCGCAAGCTGGCCAAGGCCGAGATCGCCCGCCGCGTGCACGCGACCCTCGACCAGGTCGGCCTCGCCCAGCGCGCCGACGCCTTCCCCGGCCAGCTCTCCGGCGGCCAGCAGCAACGCGTGGCGATGGCACGGGCGTTGGCGCTGCGCCCGACCGTCCTGCTGCTCGACGAGCCGCTGTCCAACCTCGACGCGAAGATGCGCGTCGACATGCGCCACGAACTGCTCACCCTGCAACGCGAGGCCGGGATCACCGCCGTCTACGTCACCCATGACCAGGAGGAGGCGCTGGAGATGTCCGACGTCGTCGCGGTCATGAACAACGGCCGCATCGAACAGGTCGGTTCGCCCTCCGACATCTACGAGCGTCCCGCGACCTCCTTCGTGGCGTCCTTCGTCGGCCAGGTCACGCTGATCGCGGGACGGCGCACACCGACGGGCTTCGTACCCGACCTGCCGTCCGCCCGGCCGCTCGCCGAGATCGCGGAGCGCGCAGGCGGTCTCGATGACGCGCCCTGCCAACTGGCCCTGCGCCCGGAGGACCTGACCGTGGTCGAGCCCGGGCACGCCGAGTGCCACTGGGAGGGCACCCTCGAGCGCACCACGTACCACGGCAGGGGCCGCACCAGCTCGGTCCGTCTCGCCGACGGCACCCGCTGCCTGGTCGCCCATCGCGCGCCGCTGACGGCCCGCCCCGGGGACACGGTCGGAATCCGCGCGCTCGGGGGCTGCCTCGTCCCGCTCGACCGCCCCGTCAGCCCGGTTCCGGCGCAGGGCGCAGCTGCCGCAGCCACCTCTCCGTCCGGGTGA
- a CDS encoding extracellular solute-binding protein, which translates to MRSVRVCVLAVTALALTACSSVVGGQKSGDSKGLVVYTSSGPEVTAPIVKAFEKAHPDIKVTLTAISGTGPLMSRIQGEKANPLGDVAWGGSIENYKAVAGKGIWAPAELGQDKHMVATDPKHQWHATDLLYQAIAVNTDRVKNPADYPKTMKDLADPKWKKEGGIGFANPRSSGTGYSVLAAMVSKYGWDYVDRFLPNAKVTDSSDAMFKGVRNGEFPVAFINEDLGNAWVKAKAPLKLVYPTDVVSNQIGAAAVIKDAPHTANAKTFVDYLMSAKGQQVMSDAVGRRSARTDLPAPSGLAEGKSLHLAKSPEEFVSEQPKVLDTFDAASGAK; encoded by the coding sequence ATGAGATCTGTACGTGTCTGTGTCCTCGCCGTCACCGCGCTCGCCCTCACCGCATGCAGTTCCGTCGTTGGCGGGCAGAAGTCCGGTGACAGCAAGGGACTTGTCGTCTACACCTCCTCCGGGCCCGAGGTGACGGCCCCCATCGTGAAGGCCTTCGAGAAGGCCCACCCGGACATCAAGGTGACGCTCACCGCGATCTCCGGTACCGGCCCCCTGATGAGCCGTATCCAGGGCGAGAAGGCCAACCCCCTCGGTGACGTCGCGTGGGGTGGATCCATCGAGAACTACAAGGCCGTCGCGGGCAAGGGGATCTGGGCACCGGCCGAACTCGGCCAGGACAAGCACATGGTGGCCACCGACCCCAAGCACCAGTGGCACGCCACCGATCTGCTCTACCAGGCCATCGCGGTCAACACCGACCGCGTCAAGAACCCGGCCGACTACCCGAAGACGATGAAGGACCTCGCCGACCCGAAGTGGAAGAAGGAGGGCGGCATCGGCTTCGCCAACCCCCGTTCCTCCGGGACCGGTTACTCGGTTCTCGCTGCCATGGTGAGCAAGTACGGCTGGGACTACGTCGACAGGTTCCTCCCCAACGCCAAGGTCACCGACAGCAGTGACGCCATGTTCAAGGGCGTACGCAATGGCGAGTTCCCGGTGGCCTTCATCAATGAGGACCTGGGAAATGCCTGGGTGAAGGCCAAGGCGCCGCTCAAGCTGGTCTATCCGACCGACGTGGTCTCCAACCAGATCGGCGCCGCGGCCGTCATCAAGGACGCGCCCCACACCGCGAACGCGAAGACCTTCGTCGACTACCTCATGTCCGCCAAGGGACAGCAGGTCATGAGTGACGCCGTCGGGCGCCGCTCGGCCCGCACCGACCTGCCCGCCCCGTCCGGACTCGCCGAGGGCAAGAGCCTCCATCTGGCCAAGTCGCCCGAGGAGTTCGTGAGCGAACAGCCGAAGGTACTCGACACGTTCGACGCCGCGTCGGGCGCCAAGTAG
- a CDS encoding CehA/McbA family metallohydrolase: MSSRRVLRETRTIDPASITEQYLDRVLALPEGAGTLRVELDFEKVTDCFQLYAAALDPDGFLRGHVQCPGDPGPRRLAFEVREERADLGCHAGPLPAGEWTIRIDLDRFTQGGSYELRVYVDDADAGAVTPVRRTRGERAAPASAPQAPATWLRGELHSHSLHSDGSADPHALLDAARAAGLDFLAVSDHFTSSHWAELARLEEQGAADGLVLLRSIELTSHFGHANLHGLSRWPGTYVDAEGWDFADAAREVHAQDGLVGVNHPFSGRQAWRRDDHTWDDVDLLEIDNFGQGANNDAAVGLWDRLLGAGHRITGVAGTDCHHPQKPEHRLGQVTTVVRAERSREGILGALRAGEAYVSRGAGLRLSARSDSGECTMGGTVAVSPGGAVHLDVEVDTSRPAVLFILRGGLLWHMEPVEAGGPARIRVSDPRPLPGHYRAELHASSDDPYFWASCNRSHASSLAVSNPVWVAATTRREAERHSA; encoded by the coding sequence GTGAGCAGCCGCCGTGTTCTGCGGGAGACCCGCACCATCGACCCCGCGTCGATCACGGAGCAGTATCTGGACCGTGTCCTCGCCCTCCCGGAGGGCGCCGGCACGCTCCGCGTCGAGTTGGACTTCGAGAAGGTCACCGACTGCTTCCAGCTCTACGCGGCCGCCCTCGACCCCGACGGGTTCCTGCGCGGCCACGTGCAGTGCCCCGGTGATCCCGGGCCCCGCCGACTGGCCTTCGAGGTGCGGGAGGAGCGCGCCGACCTCGGGTGCCATGCAGGGCCGCTGCCCGCCGGGGAGTGGACCATCCGCATCGATCTCGACCGGTTCACGCAGGGCGGGAGCTACGAGCTGCGGGTGTATGTGGACGATGCGGATGCCGGCGCCGTCACCCCTGTAAGGCGTACGCGAGGTGAGCGGGCGGCACCGGCATCGGCTCCGCAGGCGCCCGCCACTTGGCTGCGCGGCGAGCTCCACTCGCACTCCCTGCACAGCGACGGCTCCGCCGACCCCCACGCCCTGCTGGACGCCGCCCGCGCCGCCGGGCTCGACTTCCTCGCCGTCAGCGACCACTTCACGTCCAGTCACTGGGCGGAACTCGCGCGTCTGGAGGAGCAGGGGGCCGCCGACGGGCTCGTACTCCTGCGGTCCATCGAGCTGACCTCGCACTTCGGCCACGCCAATCTGCACGGCCTGTCCCGGTGGCCCGGCACCTACGTCGACGCCGAGGGCTGGGACTTCGCCGACGCCGCCCGCGAGGTGCACGCCCAGGACGGGCTCGTGGGTGTCAACCATCCCTTCAGCGGCCGCCAGGCGTGGCGCAGGGACGACCACACCTGGGACGACGTCGACCTCCTGGAGATCGACAACTTCGGTCAGGGCGCCAACAACGACGCGGCCGTCGGGCTGTGGGACCGGCTGCTCGGCGCCGGGCACCGCATCACCGGCGTCGCCGGCACCGACTGCCACCACCCCCAGAAGCCCGAACACCGGCTCGGCCAAGTCACCACCGTCGTACGGGCGGAGCGCAGCCGCGAGGGCATCCTCGGCGCGCTGCGGGCGGGCGAGGCGTACGTGTCCCGCGGGGCCGGGCTGCGGTTGTCCGCCCGTAGCGACTCCGGCGAGTGCACGATGGGTGGGACCGTGGCCGTGTCACCGGGCGGGGCCGTCCATCTCGACGTAGAGGTCGACACGTCGCGGCCCGCCGTCCTGTTCATCCTGCGGGGCGGGCTGCTCTGGCACATGGAACCAGTGGAGGCCGGAGGGCCCGCGCGCATCCGTGTGAGCGACCCGCGCCCGCTCCCCGGCCACTACCGCGCCGAGCTGCACGCCTCCAGCGACGACCCCTACTTCTGGGCCTCGTGCAATCGCTCGCACGCCTCCTCTCTCGCCGTCTCCAACCCCGTGTGGGTCGCCGCCACGACCCGGCGGGAAGCAGAAAGGCACTCCGCATGA